A segment of the Leptolyngbya sp. NIES-3755 genome:
TTGTTTTGCGGCAGCGATCGCGATTTCAGCCTCGTGAATGTACTGCATCTCTTTCCTCCTATCCGTATTACTATCCGCCGAAATCCGTAGCTCAAATCGGAGCTTAGCAAAGAACTCATCAAATTCAGCATTTATTTCAATTAAATTGCTCGTAGACATGCGGAGAACGATGGCTTTCTTCTAACAGTAACTTCCGAAAAGATAGTAATTCACTCCGTGTAAACTTGGCGATCAAACAAATTCAATCAAGAGTGAAACAAGTCCGCAAAAACCCCCAGGATATTAAGCATTCCGCCTTGTTAGAAGTATTAGAAGTTACAAGCAACCGATTGTGGGAGCCTGAACTTCTAGAGTTAGCTGCACTTCATCTTTACTGCCAAATGAAAAGCAAGTTTTTGACTGGTTTCGCTGTGGCTGCTGCCACCATCACTGGAGCCGTAATTCACGCTCCTTCTGCTTCTGCGTTCAACTGGAGTAGTTCTTGGTCACAGCCCACGATCTATGGCAAAGAGCAAGTTGGTTTCAATGATGCTCCTTATCAGCAATATGTTCAATCCGAGCGTGTCGCAATTCCAAACAGCGGACAATTCTTGCTTGACCCAACCAAATTGAAACTGAAATTCGATCACAAAGTATCTGTTTCTTTTATTAATGAAGGGGCTGGATTCCGTAACCAACTTGCGTTCAGTTCGACCGGAACCACAAACACTTCAGGACTGATTTTCAACGACATTTCTTGCACAGGTACGGGTTGCGTCGGCGATTGGGGCGGTAGCGCTCTCAAACTCGGTGACACCGTGAAACTGGGCAATATCAAGGGTGGATCTCAACTTGATTTCGGTCTTAAATCTGATGGTTTCAACGGTGGGACAAACATCTTTGGAACGCAAACCGGCAATAACCCCGACAAATTGCAGCACGTTGTAGCGTATGCGATCGGCACTCGTCACATCTTGCTGGGATTTGAAGATTTGTTTGGTGAATTGGGTGCATCTGGTGGACAGAACCAAAACTCCGATCGTGATTTCAATGATGCAGTCTTTGTCGTCGATGTCGGTGAAGATAACCTGAAAGTCCTTAAGGGTGAGAAAGTGCCTGAACCGTCGATCGTGCTTTCGTTGATTGGTCTGGGTGCTACGGGTTTGGTGGCGCGTCGTCGTCAAGGCAACACCGCTGAATAGATTTTTTGCAGGCTTTCCTCTGTTTAATCTCGGTAGTTCACACTTGTGGGCTACCTTTTTTGTTGCACAATAGGGGACTGAACGAAATCCCCAGACTGAGGACATTGATATGAGCCAAGATTCTTCTACCCCTGTGATTGAGTCGTCGATCGGGATTGGTGGCACAATCCGTGAACATCACTGGAGTTGGAAGGGGAAACCGATGACTTTGGTGTATGAAGTCATGGGAGAAGGAAAGCCGATTCTTTTGTTGCCAGCGCTCAGTTCGGTGTCAAGTCGATCGGAGATGCGAGGATTGGCGGAACAGTTAGCGGATCAGTACCAGGTTTATGCGATCGATTGGGTCGGTTTCGGAGATTCTTCACGTCCAGCGGTTCAATATACGCCTGCACTGTATGAAACCTGTTTGCGAAGTTTTGTGCTGACGATGTTTTCTGAACCTGTGGTCGTAATCGCGGCGGGACATTCTGCGGGCTATGTGATGGAATTGGCTCAGAAACAGCCACCTTG
Coding sequences within it:
- a CDS encoding hypothetical protein (similar to AA sequence:cyanobase_aa:Ava_4973) → MKQVRKNPQDIKHSALLEVLEVTSNRLWEPELLELAALHLYCQMKSKFLTGFAVAAATITGAVIHAPSASAFNWSSSWSQPTIYGKEQVGFNDAPYQQYVQSERVAIPNSGQFLLDPTKLKLKFDHKVSVSFINEGAGFRNQLAFSSTGTTNTSGLIFNDISCTGTGCVGDWGGSALKLGDTVKLGNIKGGSQLDFGLKSDGFNGGTNIFGTQTGNNPDKLQHVVAYAIGTRHILLGFEDLFGELGASGGQNQNSDRDFNDAVFVVDVGEDNLKVLKGEKVPEPSIVLSLIGLGATGLVARRRQGNTAE